The following are encoded in a window of Bacteroidota bacterium genomic DNA:
- a CDS encoding UvrD-helicase domain-containing protein, producing the protein MNYLEKLNTNQREAVVNYEGASLIIAGAGSGKTRVLTYRIVHLLNKGVPPSAILALTFTNKAAKEMKERIASVVGNDVARYLWMGTFHSKFASILRQEAEKLNYPTNFSIYDTLDSKNLLKTIIEDLSLDNQLYKPAEILGRISKAKNNMLSPHEYEQNEQIISYDKMRRQNENYRIYHVYTDRCKKAGAMDFDDLLMNTIFLFRDFPETLKKYQNLFKYILVDEYQDTNFTQYLIVKKLAELHNNICVVGDDAQSIYSFRGAKIENILNFKKNYPEHQVFKLEQNYRSTQTIVNAANSLIKRNRRQIPKSVFSKNQIGGKIKIYNSLTDKDEGRFVSNSIADTKLSTYFDYRDYAILYRTNAQSRIFEEALRRLNIPYKIYGGLSFYQRKEIKDMISYFRFVINPLDVEAFKRIINYPSRKIGKTTVDKIEKYSINHNISIWALLQKIDEHDLKINKNTQNKILLFVELIKDFVEFSKENDAYITAEYIMKKSNIIGEVKGDNTLIESMGRLQNIEELVNSIQDFVANNQDENQVIKLEDYIQNVSLLTNTDKEKEEDFDKVSLMTIHSAKGLEFKNVYVVGLEENLFPSSMMIESEKDIEEERRLFYVAITRAEQNLTISYAKSRYKWGKVVDSNKSRFIDEIDSQFVESNKQHSAKSNAGNWENKFNSFASSSKTNFRERTSEKPTYTKSTPSFGSNKNYTKIDSSPNISQASANNDNKFQIGMTVEHDRFGKGKVINIEGNPPNTKVIVYFPSEGNKTLLLKFAKLKVVG; encoded by the coding sequence GTGAATTATTTAGAAAAATTAAATACAAATCAAAGAGAGGCGGTAGTAAATTATGAAGGTGCTTCCTTGATAATTGCTGGAGCAGGCTCCGGAAAAACACGAGTACTTACCTACCGAATTGTACATTTATTGAATAAAGGAGTACCGCCTTCAGCAATATTGGCACTGACTTTTACCAACAAAGCAGCCAAAGAAATGAAAGAAAGAATTGCTTCGGTGGTAGGAAATGATGTTGCGAGATATTTATGGATGGGGACTTTTCATTCCAAATTTGCAAGTATTTTACGTCAGGAAGCCGAGAAATTGAATTACCCAACCAATTTTTCGATTTACGATACTCTTGATTCGAAAAATCTTTTGAAAACAATTATCGAAGATTTAAGTTTAGACAATCAGCTTTATAAGCCGGCTGAGATTCTAGGGCGTATTTCGAAAGCCAAAAACAATATGTTGTCTCCCCATGAATATGAGCAAAACGAACAAATAATTTCGTACGACAAAATGAGACGACAAAATGAAAACTACAGAATTTACCATGTATATACTGACAGATGCAAAAAAGCCGGTGCAATGGATTTCGATGATTTGTTGATGAATACCATATTTCTTTTTAGAGATTTCCCGGAGACTTTAAAAAAATATCAAAACCTCTTCAAATATATTTTGGTTGACGAATATCAAGACACAAATTTCACACAATATTTAATAGTTAAAAAGCTTGCCGAATTGCACAATAATATTTGTGTGGTTGGCGACGATGCACAAAGCATTTATTCGTTTCGAGGAGCAAAAATCGAAAATATTTTAAATTTCAAAAAGAATTATCCCGAACATCAGGTTTTTAAGCTTGAACAAAACTATAGATCGACACAAACTATTGTAAATGCAGCAAATAGTTTAATAAAAAGAAATAGAAGACAAATCCCAAAAAGTGTATTTTCGAAAAATCAGATTGGAGGAAAAATTAAAATTTATAACTCATTGACCGATAAAGACGAAGGGCGATTTGTTTCAAATTCTATCGCCGACACAAAACTTTCAACATATTTTGATTACAGAGACTATGCAATTCTGTACCGTACAAATGCTCAGTCAAGAATTTTTGAAGAAGCTCTTCGGCGATTGAATATTCCTTACAAAATTTATGGAGGTCTGTCTTTTTATCAACGAAAAGAGATTAAAGATATGATTTCATATTTTCGTTTTGTGATAAATCCTCTTGATGTAGAAGCATTTAAACGAATAATAAACTATCCTTCACGAAAAATAGGAAAAACTACAGTCGATAAAATCGAAAAATATTCAATTAATCACAATATCTCAATCTGGGCTTTACTACAAAAAATAGATGAGCACGATTTAAAAATAAACAAAAATACACAGAATAAAATTCTTCTTTTTGTCGAGTTGATTAAGGATTTTGTCGAGTTTTCAAAAGAGAATGATGCCTACATTACTGCTGAATATATAATGAAAAAAAGCAATATTATTGGCGAAGTAAAAGGAGATAATACTCTTATTGAAAGTATGGGCAGATTGCAAAATATTGAAGAATTAGTAAATAGTATTCAAGATTTTGTGGCAAACAATCAAGACGAAAATCAAGTAATTAAATTGGAAGATTACATTCAAAATGTTTCACTGCTCACCAATACCGACAAAGAAAAAGAAGAGGATTTCGACAAAGTTAGCTTAATGACCATCCATTCTGCAAAAGGTTTGGAGTTTAAAAATGTTTATGTTGTAGGACTCGAAGAAAACCTTTTCCCATCGTCGATGATGATAGAATCGGAAAAAGATATTGAAGAAGAAAGAAGGCTTTTTTATGTAGCTATAACTCGTGCCGAACAAAATTTGACTATTTCATACGCAAAATCACGATATAAATGGGGGAAAGTTGTAGATTCTAACAAAAGCAGATTTATAGATGAAATAGATTCTCAATTTGTTGAAAGTAACAAACAGCATTCTGCAAAATCAAATGCAGGCAATTGGGAAAATAAATTTAACTCATTTGCATCATCGTCAAAAACGAATTTTAGGGAACGAACTTCTGAAAAACCAACTTATACGAAAAGTACCCCGTCATTCGGCTCAAATAAAAATTACACAAAAATTGACAGTAGTCCCAACATAAGCCAAGCCTCAGCAAACAATGATAATAAATTTCAAATTGGGATGACAGTAGAACACGATCGTTTTGGTAAAGGCAAAGTAATAAACATTGAAGGAAACCCGCCAAACACCAAAGTAATCGTATATTTTCCATCGGAAGGAAACAAAACTCTTTTGTTGAAATTTGCTAAATTGAAAGTTGTTGGTTGA
- a CDS encoding OmpH family outer membrane protein yields the protein MKNLSVVLNVVLLVAVIVLYVFHFSEKTENVEMKATPKMIVDNNMQERAASIVFVNTDSLLMNYKFALELQDKLVERKISFENDFQNKMRDFEGKYIEFQNKAQRRGFLTAASEENQRIELQKQQEELQILQEDLSNRFLNEQAKMNLQLLDTVSNYLEEYNEDFNYQFILNHVLGGNILLANQSLDITDTVIKVLNDRYFDTEKSDSK from the coding sequence ATGAAAAATCTATCTGTTGTTTTAAATGTAGTATTGTTAGTTGCGGTTATTGTCCTTTATGTCTTTCATTTCAGTGAAAAAACTGAAAATGTGGAAATGAAAGCTACTCCTAAAATGATAGTTGACAATAATATGCAAGAAAGAGCTGCATCAATTGTTTTTGTAAATACCGATTCTTTGCTTATGAATTATAAGTTTGCGCTTGAACTTCAGGATAAATTAGTTGAGCGAAAAATTTCATTTGAAAACGATTTTCAAAATAAGATGCGCGATTTTGAAGGAAAATATATTGAGTTTCAAAATAAAGCACAACGAAGAGGTTTTTTGACTGCTGCCAGCGAAGAAAATCAAAGGATTGAATTGCAAAAACAGCAAGAAGAATTGCAAATTTTGCAAGAAGATTTATCAAATAGATTTTTAAATGAGCAAGCCAAAATGAATTTACAATTGCTCGATACTGTTTCAAACTATCTTGAAGAGTATAATGAAGATTTCAATTATCAATTCATTTTAAATCATGTCCTTGGCGGGAACATTTTGCTTGCTAACCAATCACTGGATATTACCGATACAGTTATTAAAGTTTTGAATGATAGGTATTTTGATACAGAAAAATCGGATTCGAAATAG